Genomic window (Streptomyces cadmiisoli):
GGCCGCGCACCCGACGCAGGGCGGCGGCAACCGCCAGTGGTGGCCGGAGCGGCTCAACCTGAAGATCCTGGCCAAGAACCCCGCCGTGGCGAACCCGCTCGACGAGGGCTTCGACTACGCCGAGGCGTTCAAGAACCTCGACCTCGCGGCCGTCAAGGCGGACATCGCCGAGGTACTGACCACCTCCCAGGACTGGTGGCCGGCGGACTTCGGCAACTACGGCCCGCTGATGATCCGTATGGCCTGGCACAGCGCCGGCACCTACCGCATCAGCGACGGCCGCGGCGGCGCCGGCGCCGGTCAGCAGCGCTTCGCCCCGCTGAACAGCTGGCCGGACAACGGCAACCTGGACAAGGCCCGCCGTCTGCTGTGGCCGGTCAAGAAGAAGTACGGCCAGAGCATCTCCTGGGCCGACCTCATGATCCTCACCGGCAACGTCGCCCTGGAGCAGATGGGCTTCGAGACCTTCGGCTTCGCCGGCGGCCGTGCGGACGTCTGGGAGGCCGAGGAGGACGTGTACTGGGGTCCCGAGACCACCTGGCTGGACGACCGGCGCTACAGCGGCGACCGCGAGCTGGAGAACCCGCTCGGCGCCGTCCAGATGGGCCTGATCTACGTCAACCCCGAGGGCCCGAACGGCAACCCGGACCCGATCGCCGCCGCCCGCGACATCCGTGAGACGTTCCGCCGCATGGCGATGAACGACGAGGAGACCGTCGCCCTGATCGCCGGTGGCCACACCTTCGGCAAGACCCACGGCGCGGGCCCGGCCGACCGGGTCGGCGCCGACCCCGAGGCCGCCACCATGGAGGAGCAGGGCCTCGGCTGGCGCAGCACCCACGGCACCGGCAAGGGCGGCGACGCCATCACGTCCGGCCTGGAGGTCACCTGGACCACCACGCCGACCCGGTGGAGCAACAACTTCTTCGAGAACCTCTTCGGCCACGAGTGGGAGCTGAGCGAGTCCCCGGCCGGCGCCAAGCAGTGGGTGGCCAAGGACGCCGAGGCCGTCATCCCCGACGCGCACGACGCGTCGAAGAAGCACCTCCCGACGATGCTCACCACCGACCTGTCGCTGCGCCTCGACCCGATCTACGGGCCGATCTCCCGCCGGTTCTACGAGAACCCGGAGGAGTTCGCGGACGCGTTCGCCCGCGCCTGGTACAAGCTGACGCACCGTGACATGGGCCCGAAGTCGCTGTACCTCGGCCCGGAGGTGCCGCAGGAGACCCTGATCTGGCAGGACCCGCTGCCGGAGGCGCAGGGCGAGCCCGTCGACGCCGCCGACGTCGCGGCGCTCAAGACCAAGCTGCTCGCCTCGGGGCTGACCGTCTCCCAGCTGGTCTCCACCGCCTGGGCCTCGGCGTCCACGTTCCGCGGCAGCGACAAGCGCGGCGGTGCCAACGGCGCCCGTATCCGCCTCGAGCCGCAGCGCGGCTGGGAGGTCAACGACCCGGAGCAGCTCGCCCAGGTCCTGCGCGTCCTGGAAGGCATCCAGCAGGAGTTCAACACCGGCGCGAAGAAGATCTCCCTGGCCGACCTGATCGTCCTCGGCGGCGCCGCCGCGATCGAGCAGGCGGCGGCGGACGGCGGCTTCGACGTGGAGGTCCCGTTCGCGCCGGGCCGTGTCGACGCCACCGAGGAGCACACGGACGCCGAGTCGTTCGCCGCGCTGGAGCCGGCCTGGGACGGCTTCCGCAACCACGTCGGCAAGGGCACCCGCCTCCCGGCCGAGTACCTGCTGCTGGACAAGGCGAACCTGCTCACCCTGAGCGCCCCCGAGATGACCGTGCTCGTCGGCGGTCTGCGCGTCCTGGGCGCCAACGCCGGTCAGTCCGCCCACGGTGTCCTCACCGAGAAGCCGGGCACGCTGACCAACGACTTCTTCGTCAACCTGCTCGACATGGGGACGACCTGGAAGGCGACCTCCGAGGACCAGCACACCTTCGAGGGCCGCGACGCCGCCACCGGCGCGCAGAAGTGGACCGGCACCCGTGCCGACCTGGTCTTCGGCTCCAACTCCGAGCTGCGTGCGCTCGCCGAGGTCTACGCGAGCGACGACGCGAAGGAGAAGTTCGTGACGGACTTCGTCGCGGCGTGGGCCAAGGTCATGGACCTCGACCGGTTCGACCTCGTCTGACCGTTTCCCGGTAGCCGGCCGTGACGGCCGGGCGACCTCCGCGGGGGCGGGCACCGACGGTGCCCGCCCCCGCTGCGTGCATGCGCGCGCCACCGGGCGGCGGCATGAAAAAAGGGCCCTCGCAGGCTCTCGCCTGCGAAGACCCTTCGCACCGTCGGGACGACAGGATTTGAACCTGCGACCCCTTGACCCCCAGTCAAGTGCGCTACCAAGCTGCGCCACGTCCCGGTGCCGTCTGACCTGGGCTTTCCCCGGGCCGAACGTGCAGGGAAACAATACCGCACTCGGGTCGGTGGTCGCGCACCCGTTATCGCGCTGCGGACGCCGGCCGCGGACACCCCGCGGACACCGGGACGGCGGCCCACGACCTGGAGTACGGTCGAGGTCGGCCGACGGGGCACATCGCCGGGATCCGGGCCGCCGACCACCGGCGGCGCCGTGCGCGCCCGCGTCACCCCTGCTCCGCGCACACCTCGCGCGCCGGCTCCTTCCTCCTCGAGCGGGCCTTGGGCGCGTCGGCACGCACCAGACCGCGTATCGCCGGGACCGACAGCAGGGCGATCACCACGACCAGGCTCATCGCGCCGGAGACCTGGAGCACCCGGTCGGCGCCCAGTGCGGCGGCGGCCGGACCCGCGAGGGCCTGGCCGACCGGCAGCATCGCCAGGGAGCCGGCCACGTCGTAGGCGTGGATGCGGTTGAGGACGTCGGGGGGCACCTGCGTCTGGACGCTGGTGGCCCACATGACGCCCCAGAACGAGATCCCGGCCCCGGCGACGGCCGCGCCGGCCGCCATGGCCGGCAGATCGAGTCCGAGACCCACGGTCGTGGGGAACGCCGCGAAGCCGATCAGGGCGACCGACCCGGCGCGCAGCATCCGGCGCGGGCGCAGCCGCAGGGCGAGGAGGCCGCCCACCACGGTGCCGGCGCCCAGCGCGGAGTTGACCAGACCGTAGGCGCGCGGGCCGTGTTCCCGGACCACTTCCGTGGCCACCAGCGGGACGGTCGGGCCGTAGACGGCGATCATGTGGACGCACCAGACGACGATCACGCCCCAGAGCCAGGGGCGCGCCCGGAACTCGTGCCAGCCCTCGACGAGGTCGGCCTTGAAGGCGCTCGTACCGCGCCCCGGGAGGCGGCTGCCCGGCGCGAGCGGCGGAAGCCGGAGCAGCAGGAGGCAGAGCGCGCTGATCGCGTAGGTGGCGGCGTGCGCCGCGAACACACCGCCCGGGGACGCGAAGCCGACCAGGACGCCCGCGACGGCGGGGCCGGCGAGCTGGGCCGAGGACTCGGCGATGCGTATGGCGCCGTTGGCGGCCTGGATGTCGGAGGCCAGCCGGGGGATCATGCCGGCCACCCCGGGCTGGAACACGGCGCCCGCGACACCGTTCACGACGCCGATGGCGCAGATCTCCCAGAGGACCACGTGATCCGCGAGGAAGAGCACGGCGGCCAGGGACTGGGTGCCGAGCCGCACCAGGTCGGCGCCGATCATCAGCTTGCGGGTGCTGAACCGGTCGGCGAGGACCCCGCCGGGGACGACGAGGCCGGCGAAGGCCGCGGCCGTGGCCGCCATGGCGAGGCCGACCGCGCCCACGCCGTATCCGTGCAGGAGGAGTCCCGCCGCGAGCGCGACGGGGAGCATGGTGTCGCCGAGCCGGGCAAAGGCGCGGGCGACGAAGAACAGCGTGAAGTCCCGCGACCGGAGCGGCCGGTCGGGCCCGCCGCCGGGCCCACCCGTCCCGGCAACGTTGTCACGCGCCCCGTCGCCCGGCCCGCCGCCGATGTCCGCGTCGCGCTCCGTGTCCGCCCCGGCCCCCTCGTGCGGCGGCCGCGACGACTGCGGCGGCTGTGCCGAAGCCCCGCTCATCCCCTTGTGCTCCCCTCCCCGGCCCACCCCGGCCCGGACCCCGCCCGTGCCGCGCCTGCCGAAGCCCCCTCACCGGCCCGGCTGCCGCGCCGGTCGGATCATGCCATGTCCCGCCGACGGTGCCGGAGGGTTTTCACTCCCCGGGCAGCCCCAGGGCGGGGTGGGCGTCGAGCAGCCCGGTGGGGGCGGCCTGGCGCCAGGAGTCGGCGAGGATGTCCCGCAGCTCGCCCTCGTCCTCCAGCGCGGCCAGCCGTGCCCGCACCCAGGCGAACTGCGCCTCGTGGTCGGCGATCCAGAACTTGTCCGGCTCGGCCAGGACCAGTTCGTCCCGCTCCTCCTTCGGACAGCGCACGGCGATGGACGTCTCGTCCTCCGGCAGCGTGGCGAACATCTTGCCCGCGACCCGGAACGTGGGCATGCTCCAGGCGATCTTCTCCGTGGTGTCCGGCAGGGACAGGGCGATTCGGCGTACGTCTTCGGCATCCGGCATGAGAGGCACCGTAGCGGCTGCCACCGACAGTCAGGCGGCCGGAGGCGCCGCACCCAGGTGCTTGTAGTAGAGGCTGGTCGGACGCGGTGTGCCGTCGGGGCTCGCCGCGTAGTCGGGGATCACTCCGGCCCGGGTCCAGCCGGCCGATCGGTACAGGCGCTCGGCCGGGCTGCCGGTCTCGGTGTCCAGGTGCAGCAGGGCGACGCCGTCGGCCGCGGCGGCCGCTTCGGCGGCGGCCAGCAGGGCACGGCCCAGGCCTCGCCCGCGGGCGCCCCGGTGGACCATGAGCTTGACGAGCTCGGCGCGGTGGCGGCTGTTGGGTTTGTCGGGAAAGGACAGCCCGACCGTGCCGACCACGCGCCGTCCGTCGTGCGCCACCCACACGGCGAGCCGGCCCGCGGCGACGGCCGCGGCGCGCTCCGTCCACCAGGCGGCGGCAGCGGCGTCGTCCAGCGGGGCCAGGAAGCCGACCGAGGCGCCGCCGCGCACGGCGTCGGTCAGCAGGTGCGCCAGGTCGCCCGCGCGGGCGAGGACCTCGGCGTCGTCCAGCCGGGTCACCGTCACGGCCGCACCACCGTTCACCGTCACGGCCGCACCACCGCCAGCACGTACCGCACGTCGTGCCGGCCGACGCACCGGAACCGCGTCGGCCCCCACACGCGCAGCCGCAGGCAGTCGCCCGTGTCCACGTGGTGCTCGATGTCCCCCACGGTGACGGCGAGGGCTCCGTCCAGCACCCAGACGTGCTGTTCCAGGCCGGGCACGGGCGGCCGGTCGTAGGCGATGTCGGCGCCCGCGGCGAGGCGTGCCTCGACGAGTTCGCCGCGCAGTCCGTCGTGGGGCGGCGACACGGAGCGCCGTACGAATCCCGAGGCCCGGTCCTCCCACACCGGCTGGTCGGCCGCGCGCAACAGCGCCGCGGGCTCCGCCTCCACTTCGCTGAGCAGTTGGGACATGGTCCGCCCGTACACGGCGCACAGCCGGTTCAGTACGGACGCCGTGGGGCTGATCTCGGCCCGCTCGGCGCGGGACAGGGTCGAGCGGCTGACACCGCTGCGCTCCGCCAGCTCCCCCAGGGACCAGCCGCGTTCGGCCCGCAGCCCGGCCAGTCGCGCGCCCAGCCGGACGTCCATGTCGTCGGGCCCGGAACCGGCCCCGGCCACGGCCGCGTCGCCGCCGTCGACCGCTTCATGTTTCACATTCGGGATCCTATCCCGAATATGGGATTCCGTCGGCCGACGTACGCCGCCGAGGTGGACCGGAGGGGGAAGTACGGCACCGCTGAGGGCCGCGGCTCGGGCGCTACTCCGCGCCTGCGGCTTCCAGTGCCTCCAGCACCGGGCGGATCAGCGGATGTCCCTCGGCCCCGCGCCGTACCGCCGCGAAGACCCGGCGGGTCGGCGCGTCACCGTCCACGGGGCGGACGACGACTCCGGTGAGATCCATGCCGCGCAACGCCGAGCGCGGCACCAGGGCGACCCCCGCGTCGGCGGAGGCGAGCGCCACGACCGCCCGGAAGTCGTCCGAGGAGTGCTCCAGGCGCGGCTGGAACCCGGCGCTCTCGCACGCCAGCACCACCACGTCGTGACAGGGGTTGCCGGGGTACGGGCCGATCCACGGGTCCTTGGCCAGCTCCGCCAGCGGCACCTCGCCGAGGTCGGCCAGACGGTGGCTGACCGGCACCACCGCGTCGAAGGGCTCCGCGTACAGCGGGACGTGGGCGAGCCGCGGGTCGTCGGCGGGCGGGGCCCCGCGGTACTCCACGGCCACCGCGACGTCCACCTGCCGGTCCAGCACCATCGGCAGACTCGCGTCGCCCTCGGCGTCCCTGACCCGGATGCTGATGCCGGGCGCGCTGCGCGCGAGGCGGGCCACGGCGGGCGCGACGACCAGCGCGATGCCGGTCGCGAAGGAGGCGACGGTGACCGTGCCGGCCTCCCCGGAACCGTAGGCGGCCAGCTCCGCCTCGGCGCGCTCCAGTTGGGCGAGCACGGCGTTGGTGTGGCTGAGCAGGATCTCGCCGGCCGGAGTCAGGCGTACGCCCTTCGCGCTCCGTTCGACGAGCCGGTGTCCGGTCTCCTGCTCCAGCGCCGTCAACTGCTGGGAGACGGCGGAGGGCGTGAGGTACAGCGCGGCGGCAGCCGCCGTCACCGTGCGGTGGTCGGCCACCGCACGGAGGATGTGCAGCCGCCGCGCTTCGATCATGCGACCGATTCTCTCAGACGCCCCCAGCCGGCGGACGCGCCCTTCGCCCCGGTCAGGCGTCCAGCTC
Coding sequences:
- a CDS encoding LysR family transcriptional regulator; translated protein: MIEARRLHILRAVADHRTVTAAAAALYLTPSAVSQQLTALEQETGHRLVERSAKGVRLTPAGEILLSHTNAVLAQLERAEAELAAYGSGEAGTVTVASFATGIALVVAPAVARLARSAPGISIRVRDAEGDASLPMVLDRQVDVAVAVEYRGAPPADDPRLAHVPLYAEPFDAVVPVSHRLADLGEVPLAELAKDPWIGPYPGNPCHDVVVLACESAGFQPRLEHSSDDFRAVVALASADAGVALVPRSALRGMDLTGVVVRPVDGDAPTRRVFAAVRRGAEGHPLIRPVLEALEAAGAE
- a CDS encoding MFS transporter, translated to MSGASAQPPQSSRPPHEGAGADTERDADIGGGPGDGARDNVAGTGGPGGGPDRPLRSRDFTLFFVARAFARLGDTMLPVALAAGLLLHGYGVGAVGLAMAATAAAFAGLVVPGGVLADRFSTRKLMIGADLVRLGTQSLAAVLFLADHVVLWEICAIGVVNGVAGAVFQPGVAGMIPRLASDIQAANGAIRIAESSAQLAGPAVAGVLVGFASPGGVFAAHAATYAISALCLLLLRLPPLAPGSRLPGRGTSAFKADLVEGWHEFRARPWLWGVIVVWCVHMIAVYGPTVPLVATEVVREHGPRAYGLVNSALGAGTVVGGLLALRLRPRRMLRAGSVALIGFAAFPTTVGLGLDLPAMAAGAAVAGAGISFWGVMWATSVQTQVPPDVLNRIHAYDVAGSLAMLPVGQALAGPAAAALGADRVLQVSGAMSLVVVIALLSVPAIRGLVRADAPKARSRRKEPAREVCAEQG
- a CDS encoding helix-turn-helix domain-containing protein, encoding MDVRLGARLAGLRAERGWSLGELAERSGVSRSTLSRAERAEISPTASVLNRLCAVYGRTMSQLLSEVEAEPAALLRAADQPVWEDRASGFVRRSVSPPHDGLRGELVEARLAAGADIAYDRPPVPGLEQHVWVLDGALAVTVGDIEHHVDTGDCLRLRVWGPTRFRCVGRHDVRYVLAVVRP
- the katG gene encoding catalase/peroxidase HPI, with product MAENPDAIVTDPKTEGAGGCPVAHGRAAHPTQGGGNRQWWPERLNLKILAKNPAVANPLDEGFDYAEAFKNLDLAAVKADIAEVLTTSQDWWPADFGNYGPLMIRMAWHSAGTYRISDGRGGAGAGQQRFAPLNSWPDNGNLDKARRLLWPVKKKYGQSISWADLMILTGNVALEQMGFETFGFAGGRADVWEAEEDVYWGPETTWLDDRRYSGDRELENPLGAVQMGLIYVNPEGPNGNPDPIAAARDIRETFRRMAMNDEETVALIAGGHTFGKTHGAGPADRVGADPEAATMEEQGLGWRSTHGTGKGGDAITSGLEVTWTTTPTRWSNNFFENLFGHEWELSESPAGAKQWVAKDAEAVIPDAHDASKKHLPTMLTTDLSLRLDPIYGPISRRFYENPEEFADAFARAWYKLTHRDMGPKSLYLGPEVPQETLIWQDPLPEAQGEPVDAADVAALKTKLLASGLTVSQLVSTAWASASTFRGSDKRGGANGARIRLEPQRGWEVNDPEQLAQVLRVLEGIQQEFNTGAKKISLADLIVLGGAAAIEQAAADGGFDVEVPFAPGRVDATEEHTDAESFAALEPAWDGFRNHVGKGTRLPAEYLLLDKANLLTLSAPEMTVLVGGLRVLGANAGQSAHGVLTEKPGTLTNDFFVNLLDMGTTWKATSEDQHTFEGRDAATGAQKWTGTRADLVFGSNSELRALAEVYASDDAKEKFVTDFVAAWAKVMDLDRFDLV
- a CDS encoding GNAT family N-acetyltransferase, with the translated sequence MTVTRLDDAEVLARAGDLAHLLTDAVRGGASVGFLAPLDDAAAAAWWTERAAAVAAGRLAVWVAHDGRRVVGTVGLSFPDKPNSRHRAELVKLMVHRGARGRGLGRALLAAAEAAAAADGVALLHLDTETGSPAERLYRSAGWTRAGVIPDYAASPDGTPRPTSLYYKHLGAAPPAA
- a CDS encoding MmcQ/YjbR family DNA-binding protein yields the protein MPDAEDVRRIALSLPDTTEKIAWSMPTFRVAGKMFATLPEDETSIAVRCPKEERDELVLAEPDKFWIADHEAQFAWVRARLAALEDEGELRDILADSWRQAAPTGLLDAHPALGLPGE